A region from the Hydra vulgaris chromosome 10, alternate assembly HydraT2T_AEP genome encodes:
- the LOC136085932 gene encoding uncharacterized protein LOC136085932: MPKYDRSLYMREFMKEKRNTEKRIKYLLEECNIVGRGNCVHLDLDIQKIFEVSEDVHSDILMFSITSPENKFCLSKVESNYCDVDDIAFKNSLYSSIDTLTSTKDFLYEWLLKYCIKDDALNALLFHLNKFTPSIPKCWQTLQKSLQKVNVLYISGGDYIYLGVKSAIDYYISTVENKEKLDLIVSIDGAPMCNSKKTSIWPILVNINRKGSYAVAIWHGQGKPNNLDECFEDFILEMKKLQTNGYKQLLVTIKAFVCDASARAFVKCIIGHSGYHSCERCMAVGTQKHGVRLLETTTLLCTDMAFKNNFYKEGHQLESLSPLVQLNFPMVTEFSLDYMHLICLGVVKKLLINWCKGPRCIRISQSVKDSISNEVINLRSYTPSNFQHRPRSLNELEKWKATEFRLFCFMLDLLF; this comes from the coding sequence atgcCTAAATATGACAGAAGCCTATATATGAGAgaatttatgaaagaaaaacgaaatactgaaaaaagaataaaatatctTCTTGAAGAGTGCAACATTGTTGGTAGAGGAAATTGCGTTCATCTAGATTTAGACattcaaaagatttttgaagTTTCTGAAGATGTGCACAGTGATATATTGATGTTTTCAATCACTTCGccagaaaataaattttgtttaagtaaaGTTGAATCTAATTATTGTGATGTTGACGacattgcatttaaaaatagtttatacaGTAGTATTGATACTCTAACttcaacaaaagattttttatatgagTGGTTATTAAAATACTGTATAAAAGATGATGCTTTAAATGCACTTTTATttcacttaaataaatttactccaTCTATACCAAAATGCTGGCAGACATTACAAAAATCTCttcaaaaagttaatgttttatatatcaGTGGAGGCGATTATATATATCTTGGAGTTAAAAGTGCAATTGATTATTACATATCAACAGTTGAAAATAAGGAAAAGCTTGATCTAATTGTAAGTATTGATGGTGCACCTATGtgcaatagtaaaaaaacttccaTTTGGCCTATACTAGTTAATATTAACAGAAAAGGATCCTATGCTGTTGCAATTTGGCATGGTCAGGGAAAACCAAACAATTTGGATGAGTGCTTTGAAGATTTTATTcttgaaatgaaaaaattgcaAACTAATGGGTATAAGCAGCTGCTGGTGACTATTAAAGCTTTTGTTTGTGATGCGTCTGCAAGAGCATTTGTTAAATGCATTATAGGGCATAGTGGCTATCATAGCTGTGAAAGATGTATGGCAGTTGGCACACAAAAACATGGTGTAAGATTATTGGAAACAACTACTTTACTTTGTACTGACAtggcttttaaaaataatttttataaagaaggtCACCAGCTTGAGAGTCTTTCTCCACTTGTTCAGTTAAATTTCCCAATGGTAACTGAATTCTCATTAGACTATATGCACCTTATATGTCTTGGGGTAGTTAAAAAACTTCTAATAAACTGGTGTAAAGGTCCCCGATGTATTAGAATAAGTCAATCTGTTAAAGACAGTATTTCAAATGAAGTCATAAATTTACGAAGTTATACACCATCCAATTTTCAACATAGACCACGCTCTTTAAATGAACTTGAGAAGTGGAAAGCAACAGAGTTTCGATTATTCTGCTTTATGCTTGACCTGTtgttttaa